From a single Theropithecus gelada isolate Dixy chromosome 8, Tgel_1.0, whole genome shotgun sequence genomic region:
- the C8H8orf59 gene encoding uncharacterized protein C8orf59 homolog isoform X1, producing MGKNKLRGPKSRNVFHIASQKNFKAKNKAKPVTTNLKKINIMNDEKVNRVNKAFVNVQKELAHFSKGPSVEPLQKELIPQQRHESKPVNVDEATKLMALL from the exons ATGGGCAAGAACAAATTAAGAGGGCCGAAGTCCAGGAATGTATTTCACATAGCCAGCCAAAAAAACTTTAAggctaaaaacaaagcaaaaccagtTACCACTAATCTTAAGAAG ataaacattatGAATGATGAAAAAGTTAACAGAGTAAATAAAGCTTTTGTAAATGTACAAAAGGAACTTGCACATTTCTCAAAAGGCCCCTCAGTTGAACCTCTGCAGAAAGAACTG ATTCCTCAGCAGCGTCATGAAAGCAAACCAGTTAATGTTGATGAAGCTACAAAATTAATGGCTCTGTTGTAA
- the C8H8orf59 gene encoding uncharacterized protein C8orf59 homolog isoform X2: MGKNKLRGPKSRNVFHIASQKNFKAKNKAKPVTTNLKKIPQQRHESKPVNVDEATKLMALL; this comes from the exons ATGGGCAAGAACAAATTAAGAGGGCCGAAGTCCAGGAATGTATTTCACATAGCCAGCCAAAAAAACTTTAAggctaaaaacaaagcaaaaccagtTACCACTAATCTTAAGAAG ATTCCTCAGCAGCGTCATGAAAGCAAACCAGTTAATGTTGATGAAGCTACAAAATTAATGGCTCTGTTGTAA
- the E2F5 gene encoding transcription factor E2F5 isoform X3, with the protein MDDSINNRFSYVTHEDICNCFNGDTLLAIQAPSGTQLEVPIPEMGQNGQKKYQINLKSHSGPIHVLLINKESSSSKPVVFPVPPPDDLTQPSSQSLTPVTPQKSSMATENLPEQHVSERSQTLQQTSATEISSAGSISGDIIDELMSSDVFPLLRLSPTPADDYNFNLDDNEGVCDLFDVQILNY; encoded by the exons ATTTTCCTATGTAACTCATGAAGACATCTGTAATTGCTTTAATG GTGATACACTTTTGGCCATTCAGGCACCTTCTGGTACACAACTGGAGGTACCCATTCCAGAAATG GGTCAGAATGGACAAAAGAAATACCAGATCAATCTAAAGAGTCATTCAGGACCTATCCATGTGCTGCTTATAAATAAAGAGTCGAGTTCATCTAAGCCCGTGGTTTTTCCTGTTCCCCCACCTGATGACCTCACACAGCCTTCCTCGCAGTCCTTGACTCCAGTGACTCCACAGAAATCCAGCATGGCAACTGAAAATCTGCCTGAGCAACATGTCTCTGAGAGAAGCCAGACTCTGCAGCAGACATCAGCtacagaaatatcttcag CAGGATCTATTAGTGGAGATATCATTGATGAGTTAATGTCTTCTGATG TGTTTCCTCTCTTAAGGCTTTCTCCTACCCCGGCAGATGACTACAACTTTAATTTAGATGATAATGAAGGAGTTTGTGATCTGTTTGATGTCCAGATACTAAATTATTAG